In Emys orbicularis isolate rEmyOrb1 chromosome 12, rEmyOrb1.hap1, whole genome shotgun sequence, one genomic interval encodes:
- the LOC135886546 gene encoding olfactory receptor 4M1-like yields MERGNSTGVMEFVLLGLSQTREIQLFLFVLFLVFYSMILPANILIILTIQGDPHLSSPMYFFLANLAFLDICYCSVTPPKMLADFFSHHKNISYGGCMAQLFFLHFLGGAEVFLLMGMAFDRYVAICHPLRYASMMSREVCCALVVAAWAGGFTHSILQVALIIRLPFCGPNELDNFFCDITQVIKLACTDIYMLDFFMFFNSGLATLMCFLLLLISYGALLVRLRAGEPSKEMSKAASTCITHIIIIFIMFGPAIYIYCQPFRSFPLDKVVAVFHTVVFPLMNPMIYTLRNKEIISAMKRLLSRHGLWSGK; encoded by the coding sequence ATGGAGCGTGGAAACAGCACAGGTGTGATGGAGTTTGTGCTGCTGGGGCTATCCCAGACCCGGGAGATCCAGCTCTTCCTCTTTGTCTTGTTCCTCGTCTTCTACTCCATGATCCTCCCAGCCAACATCCTCATCATCCTCACCATCCAGGGCGACCCTCACCTAAGctcccccatgtatttcttcctggcCAACCTGGCCTTTCTGGACATCTGCTACTGCTCCGTCACCCCCCCAAAGATGCTGGCTGACTTCTTCTCCCACCACAAGAACATCTCCTATGGGGGCTGCATGGCCCAACTCTTCTTCCTACACTTCCTGGGAGGGGCGGAAGTTTTCCTGCTCATGGGCATGGCCTTTGATAGGTATGTAGCCATCTGCCATCCCCTGCGCTATGCCAGCATGATGAGCAGGGAGGTCTGCTGTGCCCTGGTTGTGGCTGCTTGGGCCGGAGGCTTCACGCACTCTATCCTGCAGGTGGCGCTGATTATCCGGCTGCCGTTCTGTGGCCCCAACGAGCTGGAcaatttcttctgtgacatcacCCAGGTGATCAAGCTGGCCTGCACTGACATCTACATGCTGGATTTCTTCATGTTCTTCAACAGTGGCCTGGCCACCTTGATGTGCTTCCTCCTCTTGCTCATCTCCTATGGGGCTCTGCTGGTCCGGCTGCGTGCGGGTGAACCCTCAAAGGAGATGAGCAAAGCGGCCTCCACCTGCATCAcccacatcatcatcatcttcatcatgTTTGGCCCAGCCATCTACATCTACTGCCAGCCCTTCCGAAGCTTCCCCCTGGACAAAGTGGTGGCCGTGTTCCACACTGTTGTCTTCCCGCTCATGAACCCCATGATCTATACACTCAGGAACAAGGAGATCATCAGTGCAATGAAGAGGTTGCTGAGTAGACATGGGCTCTGGAGCGGGAAATAG